The following are encoded in a window of Oncorhynchus masou masou isolate Uvic2021 chromosome 17, UVic_Omas_1.1, whole genome shotgun sequence genomic DNA:
- the LOC135558927 gene encoding methyl-CpG-binding domain protein 3-like isoform X1 has protein sequence MERKSDPGKRFLSKPQLARYLGNTMEVHAIDPRAGRMLTNKLHRNRHKHRYDNNNHQIKVKPDLNTTLPVRQTASIFKQPVTKVTNHPSNKVKTDPHKAVDQPRQLFWERKLSGLSAFDIAEELVKTMDLPKGLQGVGPVCSDKTLLSAIASALHTSPTPVTGQLTAAVEKNPGVWLNTTQPLCKAFMVTDDDIRKQEDLVHSVRRRLEEALMADMLAHIEASTNEADTDALKEEQAEQDDKEDV, from the exons ATGGAGAGGAAAAG TGACCCTGGAAAGAGATTCCTCAGCAAGCCCCAGCTAGCTCGTTACCTGGGCAACACCATGGAGGTGCACGCCATTGACCCCCGTGCAGGAAGGATGCTTACGAACAAACTGCACAGGAACAGGCACAAGCATcgctatgacaacaacaaccatcAGATCAAG GTTAAGCCGGACCTGAACACGACCCTACCAGTCCGACAGACAGCATCCATCTTTAAACAGCCGGTCACCAAGGTGACCAATCATCCTAGCAACAAAGTGAAGACGGACCCCCACAAGGCTGTCGACCAACCAAGACAG CTGTTTTGGGAGAGGAAGCTGAGTGGTCTGAGTGCGTTTGACATTGCAGAGGAGCTGGTCAAGACCATGGACCTCCCCAAGGGCCTACAGG GTGTTGGGCCTGTGTGTTCAGACAAGACCCTGCTCTCTGCCATTGCCAGCGCCCTGCACACCAGCCCCACACCCGTCACTGGTCAGCTAACCGCAGCCGTGGAGAAGAACCCTGGGGTGTGGCTCAACACCACCCAGCCACTCTGCAAGGCCTTCATGGTTACCGATGACGACATCAG GAAACAAGAGGACCTGGTCCACAGTGTGAGGAGGAGGCTGGAGGAAGCTCTGATGGCGGACATGTTGGCTCACATAGAGGCCTCCACCAACGAGGCAGACACAGACGCTCTGAAGGAGGAGCAAGCCGAGCAGGATGACAAGGAGGACGTATAG
- the LOC135558927 gene encoding methyl-CpG-binding domain protein 3-like isoform X2 — protein MEVHAIDPRAGRMLTNKLHRNRHKHRYDNNNHQIKVKPDLNTTLPVRQTASIFKQPVTKVTNHPSNKVKTDPHKAVDQPRQLFWERKLSGLSAFDIAEELVKTMDLPKGLQGVGPVCSDKTLLSAIASALHTSPTPVTGQLTAAVEKNPGVWLNTTQPLCKAFMVTDDDIRKQEDLVHSVRRRLEEALMADMLAHIEASTNEADTDALKEEQAEQDDKEDV, from the exons ATGGAGGTGCACGCCATTGACCCCCGTGCAGGAAGGATGCTTACGAACAAACTGCACAGGAACAGGCACAAGCATcgctatgacaacaacaaccatcAGATCAAG GTTAAGCCGGACCTGAACACGACCCTACCAGTCCGACAGACAGCATCCATCTTTAAACAGCCGGTCACCAAGGTGACCAATCATCCTAGCAACAAAGTGAAGACGGACCCCCACAAGGCTGTCGACCAACCAAGACAG CTGTTTTGGGAGAGGAAGCTGAGTGGTCTGAGTGCGTTTGACATTGCAGAGGAGCTGGTCAAGACCATGGACCTCCCCAAGGGCCTACAGG GTGTTGGGCCTGTGTGTTCAGACAAGACCCTGCTCTCTGCCATTGCCAGCGCCCTGCACACCAGCCCCACACCCGTCACTGGTCAGCTAACCGCAGCCGTGGAGAAGAACCCTGGGGTGTGGCTCAACACCACCCAGCCACTCTGCAAGGCCTTCATGGTTACCGATGACGACATCAG GAAACAAGAGGACCTGGTCCACAGTGTGAGGAGGAGGCTGGAGGAAGCTCTGATGGCGGACATGTTGGCTCACATAGAGGCCTCCACCAACGAGGCAGACACAGACGCTCTGAAGGAGGAGCAAGCCGAGCAGGATGACAAGGAGGACGTATAG